The window TTTGGTGTTTGCCTACGCAGCTCCAACTACTTTTGCAGGAGGTAAGCCGGTGATAGGGTGGGATCTGGCAGAAACCTTGAGCCCGCTGGGCGCCAAAGCATCTGCCTTCAATGATCTGGATAAGTTGGTTAGTGCTATCGTCCAGCAAGCGCAAACGGGTGATCACATTCTGGTGATGAGCAACGGCGGTTTTGGTGGAATTCATCAAAAATTGCTGGATGCGCTGGCAAGCAAAACGGTCACCGTATGATTTTATATCTGCATGGCTTTCGCTCCTCTCCGCAATCATTTAAAGCGCGAAAAATGGCGGAATACATGCACAGCCTGGGGCGTGCAGACGAATATGTTTGTCCTCAATTGTCGGCATCGCCTTTGCTGGCGATTCAGCAGGCAGAGCAACTGATGTCAGCTTATGCTCCAGAAGATATCACCGTGATTGGCTCGTCGCTTGGTGGTTTTTACGCGACCTGGCTGGCAGAAAAATATGGCTGCAAGGCGATCTTGCTCAACCCAGCCGTCAAGCCGCCACGTGATCTGGAAAAGTATGTGGGTGTCACGACCGCTTATCACAGCGACGAGGTGTTTGAGTTTAAAGCGGAATACGTGCCGCAATTGCGCGCATACGAAGTGGCGGCAATCACACAAGCCGAGCGTTATTTTTTGCTGGCTGCGACCGGTGACGAAGTGTTGGATTGGCGCGAAATGACAGCGCATTATCCGGCTGCCAAACAAATTGTGATCGAAGGAAGTGATCATGGCATGGCGGATTTTGTCGATTATCTGGATCAGGTTTTATTGTTTTGTGACGCGGGAATCTGATCTTGGTTTACTGTGTTTGCGATCAACGATATGAGTGACGGCGGCGTGAGTAGTGCTACTTTGAACGCTACCATTTTACGTAGTCATTCGCCTGCTTTTGCCCATTGGCTATCGCATGTTAATGGTGTTCAGGCTTCCGCAAAAATGGTTGATTGGCTAACCAATCGCTCCTCGCTGACGGCCAAGCTAGTAGCCTGTTCAGAGCAATTTAGAGTACAGCGTTTGCATCAGCGTCGGGCAATTTGTCTGACAGATGAGGCGATGCAGATTGGTTTGCCGCGCCGCGCCAAAGTATATGAGCGGGAAGTGTTGTTGCGCTGCGATGGCGAGGCGGTGGTGTACGCACACACTGTGCTACCGTTGACCGCAACTGCCAGTCAGTGGCCATTATTTAGTTCGCTTGGTGAGCGCTCTTTGGGCTCAACTTTGTTTAATGATCCTTTGGTGCAGCGTGGTGATTTGACGTATGCGCGTTTGCGGAAAGCACATCCGCTGATGCGCAGAATCGCTGCCGTAGATGGATTAGATTTGGAGCAATCTGCCAGTCTCAGCCTGTTAGCGCGTCGCTCGGTATTCCGGCGCAAAGGTGGTTGTTTGTTGGTGACGGAGGTATTTTTACCTGCGATTGCTAATTTAAAGAATAGATACTAGTAGGGTGTATTTTTAAT of the Undibacterium sp. 5I1 genome contains:
- a CDS encoding YqiA/YcfP family alpha/beta fold hydrolase is translated as MILYLHGFRSSPQSFKARKMAEYMHSLGRADEYVCPQLSASPLLAIQQAEQLMSAYAPEDITVIGSSLGGFYATWLAEKYGCKAILLNPAVKPPRDLEKYVGVTTAYHSDEVFEFKAEYVPQLRAYEVAAITQAERYFLLAATGDEVLDWREMTAHYPAAKQIVIEGSDHGMADFVDYLDQVLLFCDAGI
- a CDS encoding chorismate--pyruvate lyase family protein, with protein sequence MFAINDMSDGGVSSATLNATILRSHSPAFAHWLSHVNGVQASAKMVDWLTNRSSLTAKLVACSEQFRVQRLHQRRAICLTDEAMQIGLPRRAKVYEREVLLRCDGEAVVYAHTVLPLTATASQWPLFSSLGERSLGSTLFNDPLVQRGDLTYARLRKAHPLMRRIAAVDGLDLEQSASLSLLARRSVFRRKGGCLLVTEVFLPAIANLKNRY